In Rhizophagus irregularis chromosome 7, complete sequence, a single genomic region encodes these proteins:
- a CDS encoding G protein alpha subunit, producing the protein MGLCLSAEEKESRLRSYQIDKQIEEDSRRFKKECKILLLGSGESGKSTIVKQMKIIHQNGYTKEELALYRITVYKNLIDSAQAIIFAMKKFRKEPRRPENRAFADKILDYYVESDPAFQLSQEIVEAIDSVWHDPIITEILDQQSHFYLMDSAPYFFAEVRRIGAHGYIPVEADVLRARTKTTGISETRFNMGQLSIHMFDVGGQRSERKKWIHCFEAVTSIIFCVALSEYDQVLLEESGQNRMAESLILFESVINSRWFLRTSIILFLNKIDLFRAKLPRVPLEQYFPEYSGGADVNKAAKYILWRFTQTNRARLNIYPHLTQATDTSNVSKSH; encoded by the exons ATGGGTTTATGTTTATCTGCTGAAGAAAAAGAATCGCGGTTACGGAGTTATCAAATTGATAAACAGATTGAAGAGGATAGCCGGAGATTCAAGAAAGAATGTAAAATTCTCCTGCTAG GGTCAGGAGAATCGGGGAAGTCAACGATAGTTaaacagatgaaaataatacatCAAAACGGTTATACAAAAGAAGAATTGGCACTTTACCGGATAACAGTTTATAAAAACCTTATTGACTCAGCACAAGCCATTATTTTTGCAATGAAGAAATTTCGAAAAGAGCCTCGAAGGCCCGAAAACAGA gcttttgctgataaaattttggattattatGTTGAATCCGACCCAGCGTTTCAACTAAGTCAAGAAATAGTTGAAGCAATTGATTCTGTATGGCATGATCCAATAATAACAGAAATTTTGGATCAACAAAGCCATTTTTATTTGATGGATTCAGCACCTTA CTTTTTTGCTGAAGTAAGGCGGATTGGAGCTCATGGTTATATTCCAGTTGAAGCGGATGTTTTGCGCGCAAGAACCAAAACTACAGGAATATCAGAAACAAGATTTAATATGGGTCAACTGAGCATACa TATGTTTGATGTAGGAGGCCAAAGATCAGAGCGAAAAAAATGGATTCATTGTTTTGAAGCCGTCACATCAATTATCTTTTGTGTGGCATTAAGCGAATATGACCAAGTTTTGTTAGAAGAATCAGGCCAg AATCGTATGGCAGAAAGTCTCATATTATTTGAATCAGTTATTAATAGTAGATGGTTTTTGAGaacttcaattattttatttcttaacaAAATTGACTTGTTCAGAGCAAAACTACCGAGGGTACCTCTTGAACAATATTTTCCCGAATATTCCg GGGGTGCTGATGTAAATAAAGCCGCAAAGTATATATTATGGCGATTCACACAAACCAATCGAGCTCGACTCAATATATATCCACA TCTCACACAGGCTACTGATACATCGAATGTAAGTAAAAGTCATTAA